In one Arachis duranensis cultivar V14167 chromosome 9, aradu.V14167.gnm2.J7QH, whole genome shotgun sequence genomic region, the following are encoded:
- the LOC107464312 gene encoding serine/arginine-rich splicing factor SC35-like, producing MREREAVRGEYSRGGNTLGIQSTAKDTRIWNRDTYHRLKNSSFSVFVDNLPDDISRRELHHLFCWTGRINDIYLARKRKSGSIYLFAFVRYTTKGGALKAIAEMNHWRLRGKVITVGEAKYRRQSDSLPALAIVVQTKIITRKNVQENRRAVGQCASV from the coding sequence ATGAGGGAGAGAGAGGCTGTGAGAGGTGAGTACTCTAGGGGAGGGAATACGTTAGGAATACAGTCAACAGCAAAGGATACCAGAATTTGGAATAGGGATACATATCATCGCTTGAAAAATTCTTCGTTCTCTGTATTCGTGGACAACCTACCGGATGATATTTCTAGGAGAGAATTACATCACTTGTTTTGTTGGACAGGAAGAATTAACGACATATATCTTGCCCGGAAACGAAAGAGTGGATCGATTTACCTGTTTGCTTTTGTTCGTTACACGACAAAAGGGGGCGCCCTCAAGGCGATTGCAGAAATGAACCACTGGAGATTACGGGGGAAGGTAATTACTGTTGGAGAAGCGAAGTATAGAAGACAATCCGACTCACTTCCAGCCCTAGCCATTGTTGTTCAAACCAAAATCATAACGCGTAAAAACGTTCAAGAAAATAGGAGAGCAGTGGGGCAATGTGCTTCAGTGTGA
- the LOC107464475 gene encoding beta-fructofuranosidase, cell wall isozyme-like, protein MRYKGLYHLFYQYNPKGAVWGNIVWAHSVSKDLVNWTPLNIAIYPSQPSDINGCWSGSATILPGGKPVILYTGIDPNNQQVQNLAYPKDLSDPYLKEWVKSQKNPLMAPTIANMINASSFRDPTTAWLGRDGHWRVLVGNKRGKIGQALLYRSKDFVNWVKAKHPLHSSKYTGMWECPDFFPVLKKGILGIETSVNDDNVRHVLKASLDDRKHDYYLIGSYNATKDNFIPDKDFDENIETVLRYDYGKYYASKTFFDDGNKRRVLLGWVNESSSVADDIKKGWSGIHAIPRAIWLHESGKQLVQWPVVEIEKLRENPVNWNTKVLKGGQLLQVNDITAAQADVEISFKINKIGDAEELNSWVDPQILCSQKGSSVRSGLGPFGLIVLASKGLQEYTSVFFRIFKYQNENLVLFCSDQSRSSLNKDNDLTTYGTFVDVDPLHEKLSLRSLIDHSVVESFGGDGKACITARVCPTLAINDGAQLYAFNNGTSSVKITSLSAWSMKKAQINGN, encoded by the exons ATGAGATATAAGGGATTGTACCATCTATTTTATCAATACAACCCTAAAGGTGCAGTTTGGGGAAACATTGTATGGGCTCATTCTGTATCAAAAGATCTCGTTAATTGGACCCCACTTAATATTGCCATCTATCCATCTCAGCCGTCCGATATAAATGGTTGTTGGTCAGGATCAGCTACAATACTCCCTGGGGGCAAACCTGTCATTTTGTACACCGGAATTGATCCAAACAATCAACAAGTTCAAAACTTGGCCTACCCGAAAGACTTATCTGATCCATATCTTAAAGAATGGGTGAAATCCCAGAAAAACCCTTTGATGGCACCAACTATTGCTAACATGATCAATGCAAGTTCATTTAGGGACCCCACTACAGCATGGCTAGGAAGAGATGGGCATTGGAGGGTCTTAGTTGGAAACAAGAGGGGCAAAATTGGGCAAGCACTTTTATATAGGAGCAAAGATTTTGTTAATTGGGTCAAAGCCAAACACCCTTTACATTCATCTAAGTATACTGGAATGTGGGAATGTCCTGATTTTTTCCCTGTTTTGAAAAAGGGCATTTTGGGAATAGAAACTTCTGTGAATGATGATAATGTTAGGCACGTGCTTAAGGCTAGTTTGGATGATAGGAAACATGATTACTATTTGATTGGGAGTTATAATGCTACCAAGGATAACTTTATCCCGGATAAGGATTTTGATGAGAATATTGAAACCGTGTTAAGGTATGATTATGGAAAATACTATGCATCAAAAACTTTCTTTGATGATGGGAATAAGAGAAGGGTGTTGCTTGGTTGGGTCAACGAATCATCAAGTGTTGCTGATGATATCAAGAAAGGATGGTCTGGAATCCAT GCAATACCAAGGGCTATCTGGCTTCATGAGTCAGGTAAGCAATTAGTGCAATGGCCTGTGGTAGAAATTGAGAAGCTGAGAGAAAACCCAGTCAACTGGAACACCAAAGTCCTCAAAGGTGGTCAACTGCTTCAAGTTAATGACATCACAGCAGCACAG GCTGACGTTGAAATTTCATTTAAGATAAATAAGATTGGCGATGCTGAAGAATTGAACTCTTGGGTAGACCCCCAAATTCTGTGTAGCCAGAAGGGTTCTTCTGTTAGAAGTGGATTGGGACCCTTTGGCCTAATAGTTTTGGCTTCAAAGGGATTGCAAGAGTACACTTCAGTGTTCTTCAGAATATTCAAATACCAAAACGAAAATTTGGTTCTCTTTTGCAGTGACCAAAGCAG GTCTTCCTTGAACAAAGACAatgatctcaccacttatggaACTTTTGTGGATGTGGATCCTCTTCATGAGAAGTTGTCATTGAGAAGCTTG ATTGATCACTCTGTTGTGGAGAGTTTTGGAGGAGACGGAAAGGCTTGCATCACTGCCAGAGTTTGTCCCACACTGGCAATAAATGATGGGGCACAACTATATGCCTTCAATAATGGAACTTCTAGTGTTAAGATCACAAGTTTGAGTGCTTGGAGCATGAAGAAAGCACAAATCAATGGAAACTAA
- the LOC107464476 gene encoding uncharacterized protein LOC107464476 yields the protein MAVALHRLTSQSHRLPSLSSFLTKSLIVRSSATTSTSSSTSSSKKVSDRIVRLSAIDFEGRKHEILGLSGHTLLKALTNSGLIDPASHRLEEIDACSAECEVNIAQEWLDKLPPRSYEEEYVLKRNSRARVLNKHSRLACQLTLNHDLQGMVVAVPEPKPWDTN from the coding sequence ATGGCAGTCGCTCTCCACCGTCTTACCTCCCAATCCCACCGTCTTCCatctctctcctccttcctCACCAAATCTCTAATCGTCCGATCCTCCGCCACCACCTCCACCTCCTCCTCAACTTCTTCCTCAAAGAAGGTCTCCGACCGCATCGTCCGCCTCTCAGCAATCGACTTCGAGGGCAGGAAGCATGAAATTCTGGGCCTTTCAGGCCACACTCTCCTTAAAGCCCTAACCAACTCGGGCCTTATCGACCCAGCCTCCCACCGTCTGGAAGAGATCGACGCCTGCTCCGCCGAATGCGAGGTTAACATCGCCCAAGAATGGCTCGACAAGCTCCCTCCACGTTCCTATGAAGAAGAGTACGTTCTCAAGCGCAATTCGAGGGCTAGGGTTCTCAACAAGCACTCCAGGCTCGCCTGCCAGCTCACTCTTAACCATGACCTTCAAGGTATGGTCGTCGCGGTCCCCGAACCCAAACCCTGGGACACTaactaa